In Komagataeibacter sucrofermentans DSM 15973, the genomic window GTGGCACGCTGCTCTATCTGGAAAAGCAGCCGCACAAGAACCTTTATCCCCCCGCTGGCGGCTTCTACCCCAATGGCGGCATCCTGGCCCAGATCACGGACCGGCTGACCTGGCAGAACACCGACACGCTTGCCATCGAGCCGTGGATTGCAACCGGCTGGGGCGTGAATGAAGACAGCACCGTCTTTACCTTCACGCTGCGCCCCGGCGTTACCTTCTCCGATGGCACACCGGTCGATGCGGCGGCAGTCGCCCTCAATTACGATACATTTGGCAAGGGCAACCGCGCGCTGCACCTGCCGCCCTCCGAAGTCATCAACAATTACGAACGCAGCGAGGTCATCGACCCGCTGACGGTGCGCTTTTACTTCAGCAGGCCTTCGCCCGGTTTTTTGCAGGGCACATCGGTCATCGGCTCGGGGCTGGTCTCGCCCGCAAGCCTGCGCCGCCCGCTTGATGAATGGGGCGACGCGCGGCATGTCATCGGCTCCGGCCCGTTCGTGGTGCGCGACGAGGTGCCGGGCAAGTCGGTCGATCTGGCCACCCGCCCCGACTATGCCTGGGGGCCTGCACAGCTTGCCCCGCAGGGGCCGAGCCGACTGGCGGGCGTGCGCATCATCGTGGTGCCTGAAGACAGCATCCGCATTGGCGCCTTCATTGCAGGGCAGGCCGATTTCGCCCGCGCGGTCGAGGCCTATGATGAGGAACAGATCACCCGCCATGGCGATACGGTCTACGCCGCCTCCACCCGTGGGGTGAACAACAGCGTGGTCTTCCGCCCCGACAACCCGCTGGTGGCCGACCCGCGCGTGCGCCTGGCCCTGCTGCACGCCACCGACCGGCCCGACATCCTGCGCACGCTCTATTCCCCCCATTACCCGCTGGCGCGTTCGGTCATTGCCGCCGATGCGCAGGGCTTTGTCGATCACAGCACGGACCTGACCTATGACCCGGTCCTGGCCGCCCGGCTGCTTGATGAAGCCGGATGGACGCTCGACCCCGATGGCTGGCGGCGGCGCAATGGCGTGACCCTCGCGCTGGCCGTGCATGAGGCCCTGCCCCAGCCGCAGAGCCGGAGCATGCTGGTGCTGCTGGCCCAGCAATGGCGCAGAACAGGCGTGCAACTGACCATCCTGTCAGGCAGTCCGGCCATGACGGTGCTCGACAACCTCAACCCCGCCGTCACCCCCCTGTTCCATGCCGAGGTAGGCCGCGCCGACCCCGATGTGATCAAGAGCGCGTTCTACCCCACCAACCGTAACGTGCTGCTGCAAAAGGGCGGGCAGAGCCGCCATGTGGACCACTTTGTCGACCCCGAACTCAACGGGCTGCTCGATCAGGTCGCCTCGGACACCGACCCCGCCACCCGCCTTGCCGACCTTGCCCGCGTGCAGGCCGACATTCTGGCCAAGGGCTACAGTATTCCCATATTCGAGGAGCCGCAGGTCTATGCGGGATCGGCCCGCGTGCACGACATGCATTTCGAGGCCGTGGGGCGGCCTGTTTTCTACCGTACCTGGCTGGCAAGACCGTAGGATGAGGCGCCACCCATGACACGTTACATTCTCTCCCGTGCGCTGCAGGCGCTGCTGGTGCTGTGGGGGGCGTTCACGCTCTCGTTCGTGCTGTTACAGGTCATGCCGGGCGATGCCGTGCTGATCAAGTTCCAGGACCCCGAACTTGGCCTCAGCCCGCAGCAGATCAGTGATATACGCGCAAGCTATGGCGCTGATGAATCCGCCTTCGTGCAATATGCCCATGTGCTGGGCCGCACGCTGGCGGGCCAGCTTGGCTATTCCATCGAG contains:
- a CDS encoding TIGR04028 family ABC transporter substrate-binding protein produces the protein MPHPFRANMSSSWPVLALATCLAFHAPAPARAADAAPPGGTLLYLEKQPHKNLYPPAGGFYPNGGILAQITDRLTWQNTDTLAIEPWIATGWGVNEDSTVFTFTLRPGVTFSDGTPVDAAAVALNYDTFGKGNRALHLPPSEVINNYERSEVIDPLTVRFYFSRPSPGFLQGTSVIGSGLVSPASLRRPLDEWGDARHVIGSGPFVVRDEVPGKSVDLATRPDYAWGPAQLAPQGPSRLAGVRIIVVPEDSIRIGAFIAGQADFARAVEAYDEEQITRHGDTVYAASTRGVNNSVVFRPDNPLVADPRVRLALLHATDRPDILRTLYSPHYPLARSVIAADAQGFVDHSTDLTYDPVLAARLLDEAGWTLDPDGWRRRNGVTLALAVHEALPQPQSRSMLVLLAQQWRRTGVQLTILSGSPAMTVLDNLNPAVTPLFHAEVGRADPDVIKSAFYPTNRNVLLQKGGQSRHVDHFVDPELNGLLDQVASDTDPATRLADLARVQADILAKGYSIPIFEEPQVYAGSARVHDMHFEAVGRPVFYRTWLARP